The following are encoded in a window of Pectinophora gossypiella chromosome 8, ilPecGoss1.1, whole genome shotgun sequence genomic DNA:
- the LOC126368845 gene encoding protein Gawky isoform X5, whose protein sequence is MSNVSVILCVPHLIKDNCYSNIDTVTEPMQCNYSTSMSVVNTNKFGAFKRVEEKNESQRVSVKIVDNIYDVEFVDSIQQNQMIGDTPNYCIPLSINAITVQGISYSDPYFSSFNLNYKMAFGAPEYMNKSDYAFKSSVCIIRDEPYMDKTQLLNKKSAHVMICKMKTRMIKDEKSIRTHHDNNVSDVTEASTPKTALRTFANGDLTFDAMLELIRNEERMMKTLPKSEEIDSWGVPRRLRLCGGGESSLNAATGWGSPPASNNGTNNTGNGNNGGANPPNSAANTNGPSPGNGNNGNNANTTSSAKIEQLNSMREALFSQDGWGGQHVNQDTNWDVPGSPEPGSKVEPTAGGGPPAWKPNVNNGAFLGTDLWEANLRNGGQPPPQPQAKTPWGHTPTTNIGGTWGEDDDAADSANVWNGPPPPQQWPAGPPQHAQQWGVPKKDDWNTWGEPHRGADPRLEQHRAPDPRSQPSDPRHDLRGGISGRLNGDMWSQHQHHAAPPNKMMPTGAVNQWGAQGPKDSIKGSGWEEPSPPAARRAAGGFDDGTSLWAARGMAGMARAPPPGPPQPQRLPPTPSKPDAVWGAHAQRNGSWEEPHTPGWPDRDVPGWPDASAPGLWPVPKPKPAGPGGGWPDDIGEWGGPKPPQSAPLGKQLPKEMVWNSKQFRYLVEMGFKKEEAEAALRSRDMNAEEALEMLAAARGEGWRRDEHFHHGPFQPPPAVPAVSPAVVQKLLNQPPPQPVQPHPYNSNSGTGGSGQPSTAQLRMLVQQIQMAVSAGYLNHQILNQPLAPQTLVLLNQLLQQIKVLQQLVQQHTLAISKANSSLALQYSVQITKAKQQITALQNQIATQQALYMKQQAGGADLFKQSHDPLAQLQNNFSDMTIAKDSQAHIMQQAYGASGNQQSRLNQWKLPSLDKDGEGSEFSRAPGTAKSTTSPQLNQLGLQPDSTWGVGRGGEGWGESGADVADGKDWPAHPSHQPVYDLVPEFEPGKPWKGNQMKNVEDDPNMTPGSVVRSPLSLAAIKDTDMLGGKTSPPGEGRSLSSSTWSYAPPASSAGVLKPPADAWGSKVRPAPPGLNNKAWPQHHGGGNSQNRSVPSWQASTWLLLKNLTAQIDGSTLKTLCVQHGPLQNFHLYLNQGLALARYSTREEAAKAQMALNNCVLSNTTIFAESPAESEVQMILQHLGSGGGGAWRGGGGKEWPGAFPGLWPDQHEQRATPSSLNSFLPPDLLGGESI, encoded by the exons ATGTCTAATGTTTCTGTAATATTATGTGTTCCACATCTAATTAAGGATAATTGTTACTCCAATATTGATACTGTTACCGAACCAATGCAATGTAATTACTCCACCTCCATGTCGGTGGTGAACACAAATAAATTTGGTGCTTTTAAGCGAGTCGAAGAGAAGAATGAAAGTCAGCGAGTTAGTGTAAAAATAGTAGATAATATTTATGATGTAGAGTTTGTTGATAGTATCCAACAAAACCAAATGATTGGCGATACGCCTAACTACTGCATTCCTTTATCGATTAACGCCATAACAGTCCAGGGTATCTCATACAGTGACCCATATTTCAGTAGCTTTAACTTAAACTATAAGATGGCGTTTGGAGCGCCAGAGTATATGAACAAGTCTGATTACGCTTTTAAATCCTCAGTTTGTATTATACGAGATGAGCCTTACATGGATAAGACGCAACTACTAAACAAAAAGTCTGCTCATGTTATGATATGCAAAATGAAAACTCGAATGATTAAAGACGAGAAGTCGATAAGAACACACCATGACAATAATGTATCAGACGTAACCGAAGCATCGACGCCAAAGACGGCACTGAGAACGTTCGCGAACGGTGATCTCACGTTTGACGCGATGCTAGAACTGATCAGGAACGAAGAACGAATGATGAAGACTTTGCCGAAAAGCGAAGAAATCGACAGCTGGGGCGTCCCGCGGCGCCTGCGCCTGTGCGGCGGCGGCGAGAGCTCGCTCAACGCCGCCACTGGCTGGGGCAGCCCTCCTGCCTCCAACAACG GCACAAACAATACTGGAAATGGAAACAATGGAGGCGCTAATCCTCCCAACTCTGCTGCGAACACGAATGGGCCATCCCCCGGTAACGGCAATAATGGCAACAACGCCAACACGACCTCCTCCGCCAAGATCGAACAACTCAACTCCATGCGGGAGGCCCTCTTCAGCCAGGATGGATGGGGAGGA CAACATGTCAATCAAGACACCAACTGGGATGTTCCCGGATCACCTGAACCGGGATCTAAAGTGGAGCCGACAGCCGGCGGCGGCCCGCCCGCTTGGAAGCCCAATGTGAACAACGGCGCATTCCTCGGAACTGATCTCTGGGAAGCGAACCTGAGGAACGGCGGgcagccgccgccgcagccgcagGCGAAGACCCCGTGGGGTCACACGCCGACGACGAATATCGGCGGCACTTGGGGCGAGGACGACGATGCGGCCGACTCTGCCAACGTGTGGAACGGGCCGCCGCCACCGCAGCAGTGGCCAGCCGGGCCGCCGCAGCACGCGCAGCAGTGGGGCGTGCCCAAGAAAGACGACTGGAACACATGGGGCGAGCCGCACCGCGGCGCCGACCCGCGCCTCGAGCAGCACCGCGCCCCCGACCCGCGCTCGCAGCCTTCCGACCCGCGCCACGACCTGCGCGGCGGAATCTCTGGCCGCCTCAATGGCGACATGTGGAGCCAGCATCAGCACCACGCTGCCCCGCCCAACAAGATGATGCCTACCGGCGCCGTCAACCAGTGGGGAGCGCAG GGCCCGAAGGATTCGATAAAGGGGTCCGGCTGGGAGGAGCCGTCGCCGCCGgcagcgcggcgcgcggcgggcggGTTCGACGACGGCACGTCGCTGTGGGCGGCGCGCGGCATGGCCGGCATGGCCCGAGCGCCGCCGCCCGGCCCGCCGCAGCCGCAGCGCCTGCCACCCACGCCCAGCAAGCCCGACGCCGTGTGGGGCGCTCACGCGCAGCGCAACGGCTCGTGGGAGGAGCCGCACACGCCCGGCTGGCCCGACCGCGACGTGCCCGGCTGGCCCGACGCCTCCGCGCCCGGCCTCTGGCCCGTGCCCAAGCCCAAGCCGGCCGGCCCGGGCGGAGGCTGGCCCGACGACATCGGCGAGTGGGGCGGCCCCAAGCCGCCGCAGAGCGCGCCGCTCGGCAAGCAGCTACCCAAGGAGATGGTCTGGAACAGCAAGCAGTTCAG ATACCTCGTCGAGATGGGTTTTAAGAAGGAAGAAGCGGAGGCAGCATTGCGCAGCCGTGACATGAACGCTGAAGAAGCACTAGAGATgctggcggcggcgcgcggcgaggGCTGGCGCCGTGACGAGCACTTCCACCACGGGCCCTTCCAGCCGCCGCCCGCCGTGCCCGCCGTCTCGCCCGCCGTCGTGCAGAAGTTGCTCAACCAACCGCCTCCACAGCCCGTGCAGCCACACCCTTACAATTCCAACAG TGGAACGGGCGGCAGTGGACAGCCGAGCACAGCCCAGCTGCGCATGTTGGTGCAACAGATCCAAATGGCGGTGTCTGCGGGTTACCTCAACCACCAGATCCTCAACCAGCCGCTCGCCCCGCAGACGCTCGTGCTGCTCAACCAACTCCTGCAACAG ATCAAAGTGCTTCAGCAATTGGTACAACAGCACACACTTGCAATTTCGAAGGCCAATTCGTCTCTCGCGCTACAGTACTCCGTACAAATCACAAAGGCTAAACAGCAGATTACTGCTTTACAA AACCAGATAGCGACGCAACAAGCGTTGTACATGAAGCAGCAGGCGGGCGGCGCGGACTTGTTCAAGCAGAGCCACGACCCGCTCGCGCAGCTGCAGAACAACTTCTCCGACATGACGATCGCTAAGGACTCGCAAGCC CACATTATGCAACAGGCATACGGCGCGAGCGGCAACCAGCAGTCCCGACTGAACCAGTGGAAGCTGCCCTCTCTCGACAAGGACGGCGAGGGCTCCGAGTTCAGCCGCGCGCCCGGCACCGCCAAGTCCACCACCAGCCCGCAGCTCAACCAGCTAGGCCTCCAACCTGACTC GACTTGGGGCGTAGGCCGTGGCGGTGAAGGCTGGGGCGAGTCCGGCGCGGACGTGGCGGACGGCAAGGACTGGCCCGCGCACCCCTCGCACCAGCCCGTGTACGACCTCGTGCCGGAGTTCGAACCTGGCAAACCCTGGAAG GGCAACCAAATGAAGAACGTGGAAGACGACCCGAACATGACTCCGGGGTCCGTGGTCCGCTCGCCGCTATCGCTGGCCGCCATCAAGGACACGGACATGCTGGGCGGCAAGACGTCCCCCCCGGGCGAGGGCCGTTCGCTGTCCTCCTCCACATGGAGCTACGCGCCGCCCGCCAGCAGCGCCGGCGTGCTCAAGCCGCCCGCGGATGCTTGGGGCTCCAAG GTGCGGCCTGCGCCGCCCGGCCTCAACAACAAGGCGTGGCCGCAGCACCACGGTGGCGGCAACTCGCAGAACCGCTCCGTGCCCTCCTGGCAGGCCTCCACTTGGCTGCTGCTCAAGAATCTTACAGCTCAG ATCGACGGGTCGACCCTGAAGACTCTGTGCGTGCAGCACGGACCGCTGCAGAACTTCCACTTGTACTTGAACCAGGGCCTCGCCCTCGCGCGCTACTCTACTCGCGAGGAAGCGGCTAAG GCCCAAATGGCTCTGAACAACTGCGTGTTGAGCAACACGACGATCTTCGCGGAGTCTCCGGCGGAGTCGGAGGTGCAGATGATCCTGCAGCACCTGGgctcgggcggcggcggcgcgtggcgcggcggcggcggcaaggAGTGGCCCGGCGCCTTCCCCGGCCTGTGGCCCGACCAGCACGAGCAGCGGGCCACGCCCTCCAGCCTCAACTCCTTCCTGCCGCCTGACCTGCTCGGCGGCGAGTCCATCTAA